One Osmerus eperlanus chromosome 16, fOsmEpe2.1, whole genome shotgun sequence DNA segment encodes these proteins:
- the LOC134036904 gene encoding aquaporin-4-like, translating into MMCGSYSSDRLPALPSTPELCQFQPTAACLRCPSLCDRPSRMVAFKGIWTKDFWRAVSGEFLATLIFVLLSLGSTINWAAREEKPPSADLVLISLCFGLSIATMVQCFGHISGGHINPAVTAAMVVTRKLSLAKAVFYVGAQCLGAISGAGLLYLVTPEAVRGGLGVTTVNSQISVGHALVVELLITFELVFSVFATCDPKRSDLTGSAGLAIGIAVTIGHLFAIPYTGASMNPARSFGPAMVTLNFENHWVYWVGPILGGILAAALYEYLYCPDPELKSRLQGVFKKDTSGKYLEVESGVYQGDPDDLVIKPGSIHAGDLDKSQKKDPPRDCSGEVLSSV; encoded by the exons ATGATGTGTGGCTCATATTCATCTGAccggctccctgctctcccatCCACACCTGAGCTCTGTCAATTCCAGCCAACTGCAGCGTGTCT GAGGTGTCCATCCTTGTGTGACCGTCCGAGCAGAATGGTGGCCTTTAAGGGAATCTGGACCAAGGACTTCTGGAGGGCTGTGTCCGGGGAGTTCCTGGCCACCCTCATCTTCGTTCTCCTCAGCCTGGGCTCCACCATCAACTGGGCCGCGCGGGAGGAGAAGCCCCCGTCTGCAGACCtggtcctcatctctctctgcttcgGCCTCAGCATCGCCACCATGGTGCAGTGCTTCGGACACATCAGCGGGGGCCACATCAACCCCGCGGTGACGGCGGCCATGGTGGTGACCAGGAAGCTGAGCCTGGCCAAGGCCGTGTTCTATGTGGGGGCCCAGTGTCTGGGGGCCATTTCTGGGGCAGGCCTCCTCTACCTGGTCACCCCGGAGGCTGTCAGAGGGGGTCTGGGAGTCACCACA GTGAACTCCCAGATCTCGGTAGGCCATGCCCTTGTGGTCGAGCTCCTCATCACGTTCGAGCTGGTCTTTTCCGTGTTCGCCACCTGTGACCCCAAACGCAGCGACCTCACTGGCTCGGCAGGCCTGGCCATCGGGATCGCGGTCACCATCGGCCACCTGTTTGCT ATTCCATACACTGGAGCCAGCATGAATCCAGCTCGTTCGTTTGGACCGGCAATGGTCACACTGAACTTCGAGAATCACTGG GTGTACTGGGTGGGTCCAATCCTGGGGGGCATCCTGGCGGCTGCCCTGTACGAGTACCTGTACTGCCCCGACCCAGAGctgaagagcaggctgcagggcGTCTTCAAGAAGGACACGTCTGGGAAGTACCTGGAGGTGGAGAGTGGTGTGTACCAGGGAGACCCTGATGACCTGGTCATCAAGCCTGGCTCCATCCACGCCGGTGACCTGGACAAGTCCCAGAAGAAGGACCCTCCCCGGGACTGTTCGGGTGAGGTGCTGTCCTCGGTATGA